From the Cohaesibacter sp. ES.047 genome, one window contains:
- the xdhA gene encoding xanthine dehydrogenase small subunit — protein MPSLRREIRFWLNDQLVQRDTCSPCETLLDFLRIEQRLTGSKEGCAEGDCGACTVLVGRLMKGTLVYETVNACIRFLPSLDGCHIVTIEALKGEAEALHPVQQAMVDHHGSQCGFCTPGIVMSLYALWMQTPNPGREAVEVALQGNLCRCTGYRPIIDAAMAISQYGNPASDWLAREREANLARLLDLKDGARVVIEKDGERAILPASLADFATVRMEEPEATIIAGNTDVGLWVTKQLKRLSTVLFINHLEELKDIHATEDSLFIGAGVTYTEAAGAIAEHFPHLNDFWLRIAGPQIRNMGTIGGNIANGSPIGDLPPVLIALGAELILRRGSNQRCLPLERFFIDYGQQDRAAGDFVEIIRIPTLDETSLCSAYKISKRRDEDISSVSAGFCLDVTDGVITRARIAFGGMAGVPKRASAAEKALKGKPFALDTLLAAAKRLPDDFKPLSDGRASDAYRMKVAQNLFRRFWLEHTVSEEGVAAE, from the coding sequence ATGCCTTCTCTTCGCAGGGAAATCCGCTTCTGGCTCAATGATCAGCTGGTACAACGCGACACCTGTTCGCCTTGCGAGACCTTGCTCGATTTTTTGCGAATCGAGCAGCGCCTGACTGGAAGCAAGGAAGGGTGTGCCGAAGGGGACTGTGGCGCCTGTACGGTGCTTGTCGGGCGGCTCATGAAGGGCACGCTCGTCTATGAGACCGTCAATGCCTGCATCCGCTTTCTGCCCAGCCTTGATGGGTGCCACATCGTTACCATCGAAGCGCTCAAGGGAGAAGCTGAGGCGCTGCACCCTGTGCAGCAGGCGATGGTGGATCATCACGGCAGCCAATGCGGCTTTTGCACGCCGGGCATCGTCATGTCGCTTTATGCGCTCTGGATGCAGACGCCCAATCCCGGACGCGAGGCGGTGGAAGTCGCACTTCAGGGCAATCTCTGCCGCTGTACCGGCTACCGCCCGATCATCGACGCGGCCATGGCCATCAGCCAGTATGGCAATCCAGCCTCCGATTGGCTGGCGCGAGAACGCGAAGCCAACCTTGCGCGTCTGCTCGACCTCAAGGATGGCGCACGGGTGGTGATCGAGAAGGATGGCGAACGGGCGATCCTGCCCGCAAGCCTTGCAGATTTTGCCACCGTGCGCATGGAGGAGCCCGAGGCTACTATCATCGCAGGCAACACGGACGTCGGCCTCTGGGTGACCAAGCAACTCAAGCGCCTCTCCACGGTGCTCTTCATCAATCACCTTGAGGAGCTCAAGGACATCCACGCAACAGAAGACAGCCTCTTCATCGGCGCGGGCGTGACCTACACCGAGGCTGCCGGAGCCATTGCGGAGCATTTTCCGCATTTGAATGACTTCTGGCTGAGGATCGCCGGTCCGCAGATCCGCAACATGGGCACCATCGGCGGCAACATCGCCAACGGCTCACCGATTGGTGATCTGCCACCGGTGCTCATTGCCCTCGGTGCTGAACTCATCCTGCGGCGCGGCTCGAACCAGCGCTGTTTGCCGCTGGAGCGCTTTTTCATCGACTATGGCCAACAGGACCGCGCCGCCGGGGATTTTGTCGAAATCATCCGCATCCCCACTCTTGATGAGACCAGCCTTTGTAGTGCTTACAAAATTTCGAAGCGTCGCGATGAGGACATTTCATCGGTCAGCGCCGGCTTCTGCCTTGATGTGACAGATGGCGTCATCACCCGCGCCCGCATTGCCTTTGGCGGCATGGCTGGCGTGCCAAAGCGCGCATCCGCTGCCGAGAAGGCCCTCAAGGGCAAACCCTTCGCGCTCGACACGCTTCTTGCCGCAGCCAAACGGCTGCCGGATGATTTCAAACCGCTCAGCGACGGGCGAGCCAGCGATGCCTACCGCATGAAGGTGGCGCAAAATCTCTTCCGCCGCTTCTGGCTGGAGCATACGGTCTCTGAAGAGGGAGTGGCTGCGGAATGA